The DNA segment aatattatcaCATTTGTTTTAGAAGATTTaatattatcatatttatattattgtcTAAATACtagtaaatataatatttattaaaaaaacaacctGTTTTgtcatatattttttagaaactCCGAAGATAttactattactattattattattattattattattattattattattattattattattattattattattattgtgtgTTCCCCTTCATTACCCAAGTCACAAGaaagttcaaaattcaattcCATTCAACTACCAAGTGACCCAGGCAATTTCACTCGCCTTCAATCTTTTTCTTGTTCGGTTGGTCCTTGCGAGGAATTTGGGCGGCAATAACACTGAATCACTGATACCCAATACCCATATGCTCCTTCGCCACGCCACGCCTCGCCTCGCCTCGCCTCAATCCTCTCTTTCATTTCAAACTTCGTCTTCATCGCCTTCCTAACCCTTCCATCATCCCCCATTGTCGTCTTTCTTAGACCTTTCTTTTCAAATGCAATGACTTAATTGTTTCCTTCAACTTTGTGTCCATCTCTGTCTTCCCTTTCTTTCTCCAACGAAATTCAGAAGCCCCCTTTGAGATGGGGAAGAAGCGTGTGATGGTACCGGTCGAGAAACTTGATTTAACGGCGGTCAAATATGAGAAAGAGGTCATTCAAGGTGTTATTCTAAAACCCCTTTTTATTTCTTGGATGAATTGTGATTTACTGATCGAAATATGTAGGGTAGAAATGGgttgaaatttgattttgatttggTGGCAGCTCCTCATTTGGCTGGGTTTCTCTTCAAGCTTTTTGTTGGGATCCTCGAAATGCCTGTTATTGGTTCTTTCGTGGTCTCCGTACTGAAGAAGCAGAACAAAATAGAGGAGGTCTTTtgactttttgtttcttttctttatcttctttttgTTTGATTATTTTGAGCTGCTACTTGTGACTGGAGGAGATCATTGAAGTTTCTTTGTACTCTTGTCATTGGCAGTTGTTGCTGAATACAGTGATACCAGAGGCACCTATGTTTAAGCCTGAATTTCCTCCTCAAGgtcctttgttttttattgaATGATACAATCCTAGTTAGTTGCTTACACATTCGGTTTGTTCGTCAAACTTTCAGCAATCTAATCAGTGTCTTTCTTTAGATTGATTGGTTAGGATTATGGAGAGAACCACTCTTGATTCTATCAAAGTGTAATGGATTTTGATTTAGTTGCTAACATGAGCGGAGCTTAGCAGTTAAGTCACAACTTCTTTCTCTTCAGGTTGGAGGCTCAAGTCCCCACCTAAACATTTGTTGAActtaaaaaatgtataatagATTTTGATTTAGATTTCTCTACTGGGAATTGATAATTACCTTACCAATTGTATTTCAACGTTGAGGGTAGTTGAAATGGTGAAATTTTAAATGGACAAGTTGTCATAATTTAACTAGGCCTTTGCATATGATCAACCAATTGAACAACCAAAATGCTTCCGAATAATGTATGATCCTCTCAGCACTGAAATGCTCAATATATATCTTATGAATTTAGAAGAAGAGCCTGTTATATCCATCCTTGATGAAGATGGAAAACCCGAAGACCGAGTAGACATAGCTTTGAATTGTCTTCCGCATTATGATCCCATTGCCCATGTTGAGACAGACCCATCTTCACCATTCAGATATTGGAAAATTCGTGATTATGCACATGCTTATCGGTCAAGGCGTGTGACCCCTTCTACGGTATTCCATAACTAGCTTCTAGTTGCCTGGAGATGTTCATTTGTTGTTAATTCAGGTCACCAACTGAACTAATTAGAATTTTTCCATTACGACATTGTAATAGGTTGCAGAACAAATAATCTCAGTTATACAGGAGTTCAATCACAAAAAACCATCCGCACCTCTATTGATTTCTTTTGATCCTGAGGAAGTCATGAAGCAAGCTGCTGCTTCTACACAGAGGTTTGAGGAAGGTATTGTCTCTTGTTTCTCATCTCCTTTGCACAATTCTGCTATCTTTTGTTCCTTTCCAAGTGATAAGGGATGATTAAGAAAAGATAAGTTGCAATAAATGCTGATTTGCTTTGGTTGTTTAGGGAATCCACTGTCTATATTGGATGGGATATTCATAGCAATCAAGGATGATATCGACTGTTACCCTCATCCAACTAAAGGTTAACAATTTTGAACAGAGCCAAAACTCTTCCACAAAGTCTTGAGATTAAGGTTTTTATTTTATGCTTACAGGTGCATCGACATGGATGCATGAGGTACGCTCTGTGCAAAAGGATGCAGATTCGGTTTCTAGGTTGCGTAGATGCGGTGTAATATTTGTAGGGAAAGCAAATATGCATGAGTTGGGTATGGGTACAACTGGAAATAATCCAAATTATGGGTATGTATTGCTTATCACTCACTTGACAACGTTAATTGATGTTGGAGATGCTTCTGTTTGGTATTATATAAGGCTGTATGCCTGTATCACTATCACTTCAACTGAGAATAAACCATGTTGAGCTCTCTACAAATTGAATGGTGTTGGAGGTTGCATTTTTATTATATGATTGGCAATTGTCGAGCCTTATGATTTCATTGGCTGATTTGGTACTGCAGAACAACGAGAAATCCTCATGCACCTGATAGGTACACAGGAGGGTCGTCTTCAGGTCCTGCAGCAATTGTTGCTTCTGGTATATGTTCCGCTGCACTTGGAACAGATGGTGGAGGTAGGGAacataatttcataattttcttaGATTCTATATTCTTGAGTTTCTGTATTTGACTTTGTTATGTAACAAGGTTGATTCATTCCAATGAAAAGGTTTATTTTCTTCCAGCAAATAAAACTGAAAAGTCATTCGTTATTAGTTCATTGtgaaaattttaagataatGTATAATGGCAGGTTCGATTCGTATTCCTTCCTCCCTTTGTGGTGTTGTGGGCTTAAAAACAACGTATGGGCGGACAAGTATTAAAGGGTATGCCCTTCaactaatatatattaaagaaatATACTAGGTAAGAAGCAAACCGTTCAAGACACAAGATATGAGCCCGACATGTCATGGATATGGTCAAACAttcatttccaaaaatccaGGACACATCAAGTACACATTtaactataaattataatataaaattttcaaatatatattatttttatgtattcTAATATTTCTCAagcaaaaagttttttttaaactttacaATGCTTATGGATTTATTATGTCTTATGTCAAACTTTTCCGATACATCCAAACCAACTTATTCAAAATGCTTGAGCTCGGTTTGTTaaccttttctttctttgaacAAGATACAAAGCTTTTCATTTGATAAAAAAGATTAAAGGAAACTGTAAATAACGGAACAAAATTGTAACAAAAAGATGAAGACATTCCAAATAAGACTTATATCTTGTAAATGGTATTTTGCTAGGTTTCATTCAAACCAATTCTAAGTTTAATTGCCGAGGAAATGAGTTGGATGCTTTTCATGTTAGGATTAAAATTATAGTTCAGGATGTAGCCTGTGATGTGATATTATAGACTAATTGGTCCATGCACGTCAAAGGTGAAAATACTCATTATGGGAGCCAAAATCATTGTCCCTAATCACACTGTCTGGGAACTAAGAAGGGAGTAGTAGTGATTAGACCTTTATCCTGATCCTTTTCATCCAAGTGCCTTggcttaattatatattttgctCTATTTCTTACTGTAATGTAGAGATACGTGAATATTTTATTCATGAGTATTACCGTGCTATCCTCAAAactttatgacatatataacTAGGATCTGACTAGATGTGGATTAAATGAACCTTTTCTAAATTATGTGCAAGACAGATGAAACACGTGAAGTCTGAGTCTGTAAGCTATAGAATTTAGAATTTTTGACATAGTATGTTCTCCCAATGTACCTTGTAAATGGTAAAGAGGTCTGAACTTCGATTATTAGGAATGATGGGAGTTGAGGGTATCTCAGTTACCCTTTCTCTTCTCCCTTATTCATGGAGAAACGATGGATCTCAATACTGAACTTTTTCTTTGCAGTTCACTGTGCGATAGTGGGACTGTTGAGATTATTGGACCAATAGCATCGTCGGTGGAAGATATCATGCTAGTGTAAGTTATTCATATTGGATGTCACCATATGTTGTGGCTCATTGGTCTAGTCTAAGCATCTCTATACCTGGTGACATTACAATCACATTGCATTACTCACCAATTAtgataaaagagatgaaataaaCGCTCCTAGGATGTTTTTGACGGAACTAACTTTCTTGGAGCAATCTTGATTAAAACTCAATAATCAAATCTGATTTTATTAATGAAGGCCAAGCCTTTAAATAGGGAAGGGAGTACAGGCATGTCTAATAACTAACTAAAGAGGAGGTATGAACTACAATAAGGctgtaaatttatctaaacataaaaatatatggaAATTCATAAAATACCCTACATCAGTTTTGAAACTTTAATAGCTaactatatgacatatttaTTCACTCATTGTTACCATTACTTTCTTTAGTAGCTGGTGCTGCATGCTACTAATTAAGCATAAGCATactcatcttttgattttgaactaTATGCTGAGTCGCTGACCATTGTTAATCTTTAGTGTCATGTTGATTGATTGAGAGCGTTACAGTCTTCCCTTTTTATGTCTTATCAGATATGCAGCAATTTTGGGATCCACTTCTGAGGATAAAATCAGCTTGAAACCAGTAAGAATTATAGGCTTGTAAATAAGTAATGATAGAAACTTGAAACCAGCCAAGTTTTGGATTGGTAATTGAATGAATGTACGAACAGCTTGAACTGCCCACTTTTTTCACACTTGCTTAATATCAACCCTCTGACCGTAAGGCTTTgataaatgggaaaaaaatgttCTCTTGGAGTTGGCCTTATTGTATTGTAGGCCTCCCAGGATTGGTAAGTGAGCCATaaacacaatgcaaagagtgGGGCCTCTAAATTCACGGTTATCATAGAAAAAAAACAGAGGAACTAATAGGCTGCTATTAATTCACCACCCTTTCCTCCCCAAGTTGTGGATGACCATTGTCTACCGATGAACTGTTGATTAAGATGATCTATTTTTCTTCCATATATAAATTGACAACTTAATCATTGCTGTGCACATTTCTAGGCCCCACCGTGCTTGCCAATTCTATCATCAGAtgataatttgaatattttgggATCATTACGACTGGGAAAGTACTCGCCGGTAATTTATTTTCTtgtgatctagttggttatatTTGATCATTCTATGTATGGGATGTTTTATTGAGCATTTGACTCGTCTCTAACAGTGGTTTAATGACGTACATTCAACTGATATCTCTGAAAAGAGTGAGGACATTCTTGAACTGTTGACGAAAACCCATGGCTGCAAAGTAAGCCCATTGTTTTGATTTCTTTCTTAAGAAATGGCTTATTCAGCTTTAAAATGTATGCTAAGAGCAACATCTTGTCTTTCCCAGCTAATACATGTACTCATCATGCTTACACGTTTTGTATACTTTATATGGAAATTTGCAAGATTGTAGAAGTTGTTGTGCCTGAGCTGCTTGAAATGCGCACTGCTCATCTTGTTTCAATTGGTTCTGAATTTCTTGCTTCAGTGAATCCTGACTGCGAAGATGGGTATGCTATTTTGGCTTTCCGAAACTGGCACCGGAAGATTTATCACATTTCCCGCATCTTAAGAATTCCTGTAAAAGAGATtgaaaatttctaaatttaaacagTTGTTTctcaatgaaaaagaaaaattaagattCAAAAGATTGGATTTCTGTTTCATGAGGTCAGGGTTGCAATTAGCAATAGCACCTTTTTCTCTTCAATTGCAATATAACTTTTCAAACTTGTTTGGGAAATTTATATAAGGTATGCTTCAGAATCCCATCCCCCCAAGTTAACTAGAGCAAAAACGTAGTAGAAGGTTGCTCTTTGTATGCATCCCTTAGAGGATAAACCTTAATGGCATCCACACTTGACACTTTTTCCTTGTTTAGCTTTCCTAAGTGTATGCGCTGACTCTCCTCATTTCGGGCTTTTTTCAAATCAAGATAATATCCAACGATTTTAGCTTTCATATGATGTGGGTATCTATTTTCTTCAGGAAAGGTAAAAAATTGACTTATGACAGTCGTACCAGTTCGGCACTATTTCGGTCATTTACTGCATCAGATTATGTGGCTGCACAGTGCCTTAGGTGAGATAAACTAGGGACCAGAACTATTCATATCTTAAATAATCATTAGTATTTAGTGGTATTTAattttcttacatttttttatatggATATAAGTATGTATTttcacaattattttataacatttcAGCTTAATTAGTTCTTAGATGTGTTGGCTTTTCCATATTCTGTTTCGTTATGATTCTTTACCCCCTCAAAATGTGAATTATGAtggtatattttattttaggcGGAGAATAATGCATCATCACATGGAAATTTTCAAGAAGGTTGATGTAATCGTGACCCCGACAACTGGGTATGTTTCTCTATCTCCACTCCTGTCAGTGAATTGAGTCTGTGGAGTCTGCTTTAATGCACTTGATCATTTAGACTGAAATTGTTACACGGTAGATAATATAAAGGAAAGATGGATCATAATCAACTaggaaaaagaacaaacttctGTTGTTACAGTATCATGAAAACTTTTTGTAATCAATCCATTGAACGATAGAATTAATatactcaatttattattattattattattattatattaatataaatattatcaaTAGTTGGTTTCGTGGTTTACAATAGAGAGGATATACATAAATTGATAATGCAAGGAAATATGAACAAGCACCCCAAATAATTTTCAGAAATACTATATCTACGTCTATTGACATGAATGGAACTAGATACATCCCGGTTTATGTGGAGGATTTTACTGCAGGTTTTCATGAAGAAACCGCACTTGGTATTTCACATCAAGTCTCAATGTTCCTTAGAATCTATATATCTATTGAAATTTGTGAGTTACTAGTGAGACAATCGTCCGTTCATTGTAGAAAGATACCAAACATAATTTATCTCCCTTTGGA comes from the Benincasa hispida cultivar B227 chromosome 5, ASM972705v1, whole genome shotgun sequence genome and includes:
- the LOC120077118 gene encoding fatty acid amide hydrolase, which gives rise to MGKKRVMVPVEKLDLTAVKYEKEVIQAPHLAGFLFKLFVGILEMPVIGSFVVSVLKKQNKIEELLLNTVIPEAPMFKPEFPPQEEEPVISILDEDGKPEDRVDIALNCLPHYDPIAHVETDPSSPFRYWKIRDYAHAYRSRRVTPSTVAEQIISVIQEFNHKKPSAPLLISFDPEEVMKQAAASTQRFEEGNPLSILDGIFIAIKDDIDCYPHPTKGASTWMHEVRSVQKDADSVSRLRRCGVIFVGKANMHELGMGTTGNNPNYGTTRNPHAPDRYTGGSSSGPAAIVASGICSAALGTDGGGSIRIPSSLCGVVGLKTTYGRTSIKGSLCDSGTVEIIGPIASSVEDIMLVYAAILGSTSEDKISLKPAPPCLPILSSDDNLNILGSLRLGKYSPWFNDVHSTDISEKSEDILELLTKTHGCKIVEVVVPELLEMRTAHLVSIGSEFLASVNPDCEDGKGKKLTYDSRTSSALFRSFTASDYVAAQCLRRRIMHHHMEIFKKVDVIVTPTTGMTAPLIPPSAHKYGETDMPVTGYLMRFITAANLIGLPAISVPIGYDKQGLPIGLQLIGRPWSEATILRLASAIEELCGNPKRPISFYDVLKG